A stretch of Deltaproteobacteria bacterium DNA encodes these proteins:
- a CDS encoding tRNA (cytidine(34)-2'-O)-methyltransferase, whose translation MQIVLYEPEIPPNTGTIARLCAATTTRLNLIEPLGFSLEDRYLKRAGLDYWPHVDKKIWPSWTAFLDSRPTGRLICTSARRGLSYHRFVFRPDDLIVLGPETRGLPAEVLDQAEHVARLPIWGQVRSVNLANAAAVLLYEAYRQTGELDRREVAE comes from the coding sequence ATGCAAATAGTCCTCTATGAACCCGAGATTCCGCCCAATACCGGCACCATCGCCCGGCTCTGCGCCGCGACCACGACCCGCCTCAACTTGATCGAGCCCCTGGGCTTCAGCCTGGAGGACCGCTATCTGAAGCGGGCCGGCCTGGACTACTGGCCGCATGTGGACAAGAAGATTTGGCCGAGTTGGACCGCCTTTCTGGACTCCCGCCCAACGGGCCGCTTGATCTGTACCAGCGCCCGGCGCGGGTTGAGCTACCACCGTTTTGTCTTCCGGCCCGACGACCTCATCGTGCTCGGTCCGGAAACCCGTGGCCTGCCTGCCGAGGTTCTGGATCAGGCTGAACACGTGGCGAGGCTGCCTATCTGGGGTCAGGTCCGCAGCGTCAATCTGGCCAATGCCGCCGCCGTGCTTCTCTACGAAGCCTACCGCCAGACCGGTGAGCTGGATCGGCGCGAGGTCGCCGAATAA
- a CDS encoding NYN domain-containing protein → MAQPTDPNASLTVLIDADNANPAIVDGLLAEVAKLGVASVKRIYGDWTTPNLGPWKQALLEHSIQPIQQFRYTTGKNATDSAMIIDAMDLLYTGHFAGFCLVSSDSDFTRLAARIRESGCRVYGFGEMKTPRPFVAACDRFIYTEVFSQKAEGPQTATLTPRPAKELRCDTTLINLIRSSIEACSDENGWAHLGPVGGLMLKTANDFDPRTYGFTKLSELITAIGLFEIDRRETRVYVRDARKK, encoded by the coding sequence ATGGCACAACCCACGGATCCCAACGCATCCCTGACCGTCCTCATCGACGCGGACAACGCCAATCCGGCCATCGTGGACGGGCTTCTGGCCGAAGTCGCCAAACTTGGCGTGGCCAGCGTCAAACGCATCTACGGCGATTGGACCACGCCCAATCTTGGTCCGTGGAAGCAGGCCCTGCTCGAACATTCCATCCAGCCGATCCAGCAATTCCGCTACACAACGGGTAAAAACGCCACGGACAGCGCCATGATCATCGACGCCATGGATCTGCTCTACACCGGTCATTTCGCGGGTTTCTGCCTTGTTTCCAGCGACAGCGATTTCACCCGTCTGGCCGCGCGCATCCGGGAATCGGGCTGCCGGGTTTACGGATTCGGAGAGATGAAAACACCCCGGCCCTTTGTCGCGGCCTGCGACCGCTTCATCTACACCGAAGTGTTTTCTCAAAAAGCCGAAGGCCCGCAAACCGCGACCCTGACGCCACGCCCGGCCAAGGAATTGCGGTGCGACACGACCCTGATCAACCTCATCCGCTCATCCATCGAAGCCTGTTCGGATGAAAACGGCTGGGCCCACCTTGGCCCGGTGGGCGGTCTCATGCTCAAAACCGCCAACGATTTCGATCCGCGCACCTACGGATTCACCAAACTGAGCGAACTGATCACGGCCATTGGCCTGTTTGAAATCGACCGGCGGGAAACACGGGTTTATGTTCGCGATGCCAGAAAAAAATAA
- a CDS encoding cobalamin biosynthesis protein, with amino-acid sequence MPVNLAVFVFLFGCVGLDLLFGDPHDWPHPVRLIGRALAQLEGWARRCWLGPIVGGGLVVVGLAGLCFAAVLFLTGLPLIGELLALYLGYAGLAWGCLLRETRAVLALLDAGDLPAARVHLAGLVSRDAPDMDEGEAYRALGETLAENFNDGFVAPLFWLALFGPAALWAYKAVSTADSMWGYRTERFERVGKVGARLDDVLAWIPARLAAVCIWLAGWLMLRPSSLGRIAREARTMDSPNAGWPMAAAAHATRAGMGGPTRYFGAIKDKPRLGPDKPWSGDAIRALRRVLLLAAGLAAVFLVVVGSWLAWWRLGA; translated from the coding sequence ATGCCCGTCAATCTGGCCGTGTTCGTGTTTTTGTTCGGATGCGTGGGTCTGGACCTGCTTTTCGGCGATCCCCATGATTGGCCCCACCCTGTCCGGCTTATCGGTCGGGCCCTGGCCCAATTGGAAGGTTGGGCGCGGCGGTGCTGGTTGGGGCCAATCGTGGGCGGCGGACTGGTCGTGGTCGGTTTGGCCGGGTTGTGCTTCGCTGCCGTCCTGTTTTTGACCGGATTGCCGCTTATCGGCGAACTGTTGGCCCTGTATCTGGGTTATGCCGGCTTGGCCTGGGGCTGTCTGCTGCGTGAGACCCGCGCCGTGCTGGCCCTGCTCGACGCGGGGGATCTGCCGGCGGCCCGCGTCCATCTGGCCGGCTTGGTCAGCCGGGACGCGCCCGACATGGACGAGGGCGAGGCCTACCGCGCCCTGGGCGAAACCCTGGCCGAGAATTTCAACGACGGCTTCGTGGCGCCGCTTTTCTGGCTGGCCCTGTTCGGGCCGGCCGCGCTGTGGGCCTACAAGGCGGTGAGCACGGCCGATTCCATGTGGGGCTATCGCACCGAGCGATTCGAGCGGGTCGGCAAGGTCGGGGCCCGGCTTGATGACGTTTTGGCCTGGATTCCTGCCCGACTGGCGGCTGTGTGCATCTGGCTGGCCGGGTGGCTCATGCTGCGGCCATCGTCGCTGGGCCGCATTGCCCGCGAGGCCAGGACCATGGACAGCCCCAACGCCGGTTGGCCCATGGCTGCCGCCGCGCATGCGACGCGGGCCGGCATGGGCGGACCGACCCGCTATTTCGGAGCAATCAAGGACAAGCCCCGGCTTGGGCCGGACAAGCCTTGGAGCGGGGACGCGATTCGGGCTCTGCGCCGGGTGTTGCTGCTCGCGGCGGGGTTGGCGGCGGTTTTTTTGGTGGTTGTGGGCAGCTGGCTGGCGTGGTGGCGATTGGGTGCGTAA
- the rfbB gene encoding dTDP-glucose 4,6-dehydratase — protein MHLLVTGGCGFIGSNFIHYMLGAHADMVIVNLDKLTYAGNRRNLAEVEAAHLDRRYHFVHGDICDQTLVPELMQRFRFDAVVHFAAESHVDRSISDPFPFITTNVMGTQNLLEAARRAEIPRFVHVSTDEVYGTLGATGQFTEDTPLAPNSPYSASKASSDLLARAYFHTYGMPVMITRCSNNYGPYQFPEKLIPLTYLRASRGEAIPVYGDGQNVRDWIFVLDHCKGVEATLFKGQPGAVYNFGGDAERANLDVVKTILRLTGKNEDLITFVTDRPGHDRRYAMAFARSTRDLGWTPRVTFEDGMAQTLAWYQANGTWLDEVQSGAYRQFMDAWYAERHA, from the coding sequence ATGCATCTGCTCGTCACCGGGGGCTGCGGCTTCATCGGTTCCAATTTCATCCACTATATGCTGGGCGCCCACGCCGACATGGTCATCGTCAACCTGGACAAGCTCACCTACGCGGGCAACCGTCGCAACCTGGCCGAAGTGGAGGCCGCGCACCTGGATCGCCGCTACCATTTCGTGCACGGCGACATCTGCGACCAAACCCTGGTCCCGGAACTGATGCAGCGCTTCCGCTTCGACGCGGTCGTCCATTTCGCGGCCGAATCCCATGTCGATCGGTCCATCAGCGACCCGTTCCCGTTCATCACCACCAACGTCATGGGCACCCAGAACCTGCTGGAAGCAGCCCGTCGGGCGGAAATCCCCCGCTTCGTGCATGTGTCCACGGATGAAGTCTACGGCACCCTCGGAGCCACCGGCCAGTTCACCGAGGACACGCCCCTGGCGCCCAATTCACCCTACTCGGCGTCCAAGGCCTCCTCGGACCTGTTGGCCCGGGCCTATTTCCACACCTATGGCATGCCGGTCATGATCACCCGCTGTTCCAATAATTACGGCCCGTACCAATTCCCGGAAAAACTCATACCGCTGACATATCTCAGGGCCTCGCGCGGGGAAGCCATTCCGGTCTACGGCGACGGCCAAAACGTCCGGGACTGGATCTTTGTCCTGGATCACTGCAAGGGCGTGGAGGCCACGCTGTTCAAGGGGCAACCCGGCGCCGTCTACAACTTCGGCGGCGACGCCGAGCGCGCCAATCTGGATGTTGTCAAAACAATCCTCCGCCTGACCGGAAAAAACGAGGATCTCATCACCTTCGTCACCGACCGCCCCGGCCACGACCGCCGTTACGCCATGGCCTTTGCCCGCTCCACACGGGATCTGGGTTGGACACCGCGGGTAACCTTTGAAGACGGCATGGCCCAGACCCTGG